The DNA window TGGGCAAAGACGCCATGAAAAAGGATGGCATGGCGAAAGACGGTATGGCCAAAGACGGTATGAAGAAAGACGAAATGAAGAAGGACGCGATGGGGCACTAAGCCGCCGCACCCCGCGGCCGCAAGCGGGCGATCCGCGGCGGCCGTGGGCAACATAAGGAGAGAGGATGATGCTGGCGACATGGCTGCGGCGCTTTCAGCGCTCGAACGGGGACGTTATCTTTATGCGCGCGGCGCTGGTGGTGATCTTCGCCGCCTTCGGTTACGCCAAGTGGTTTGATTACGAGGCGCAGGGGCTGGTACCGCTGATCGGCAACAGCCCGCTGCTGAGCTGGATGCATCAGGCGTTCGGCATCCGCGGCGCCAGCTATGCGCTGGGCGTCGCCGAGTGGAGCTTCGGTTTGCTGCTGCTGGCGGGATTCTGGTCGCGGCGGCTGGGGTTGCTGGGGGCGATCGGTTCGACGGTGACCTACCTGACCACGCTGACGCTGATCTTTTCCACGCCGGGTGCCTGGGAGCCTTCCGCCGGCGGTTTCCCGGCCATGGCCGGGGCCACCAGTTTTTTAATCAAGGATCTGGTGTTACTGGCCGGTTCCCTGGTGCTGCTGAAAGCCGACTTGCCGGCCGAGCAGGCATAAAAAAGGGCGTAGCCTGGCTACGCCCTCTCGTTATTTATCGACCGTCACATATCCGGGAAGGTCAGGGTGCCCCCCGGCGCTTCGCGATGAATGTGCAGGAAGTTCAGGTGCTTCTCGTACTGGTCGAGGATATCGCCAATCACCTGTTCCTTGCTGTAGTCCATCAGGTCGTTGCCCTGGGTGCCTTCCATCAGGAAGGTTTCCAGCCGGTAGTAGTGCGACTTGCCGGAGCGGGCGCGGTAGGTGAAGCCCGGCACCGAGTAGCGCATCGGCCAGATCTGATAGATGAAGTTCTGTTCCTCACCCAGGCGCACCAGCAGCTCCAGGTGGTTCAGGCGTTCGTCTTCGGTCGGTGGCACTTCGCTGAACTCCACTTTCGCGCCGCGCAGCTCCAGCTCGCGCGCCACGTCCTGCATCGCCGGGCGGCAGACTTTATCCAACATTTTCTGCGTGTACTGGGTGCCCGGGTAGTTCATCACCCGTGACAGGCGCTGTTTCCAGTTGAGCACGTCGTGGCTGGAGACCGGCACCGGCGCCAGTGTGCTGAGCGCGCTGGCCTTGCGGTAGTCTTCCACCCGCAGCGATTTATACAGCCCTGCCATCACGAAGAAGATCACGAAGCTGAACGGCAGGCCCATGATCACCGTGGTTTTCTGCAGCGCCGGCACGCCGTCGGTCATCAGCATGCCGATGGTCAACAGGCCGATGGCCACCGACCAGAAAATCCGCAGCCAGTTCGGCGCATCATTATTGATGTCGGCCAGGCGCGAGGTGAAGTTGCCCAGCACCAGCGAGCCGGAGTCCGCCGAGGTGACGTAGAACAGCAGGCCGGTGATGGTGGCCACCGAGGCGCTGAAGGTGAAGCCGGGGTATTGCGCCAGCAGGCTGTAGAAACCGCGCTCCGGGAACTGCATCACTTCCTGAGCAAACTCGGCGTTGCCGTGAATGATCTGGTAGAGCGCACTGTTGCCGAAGATAGACAGCCACAGCAGGGTGAACACGAACGGTATAATCAGCGTGCCGACCACGAACTGACGAATGGTGCGCCCGCGCGAGATGCGCGCCAGGAACAGGCCGACGAACGGCGACCACGCCACCCACCAGGCCCAGAAGAACAGCGTCCAATTGTTCATCCACTCCACCGGCCGATCGAAGGCGAAGCTGTTGAGCGTCATGCCCATAAAGCGATTGACGTAATCGCCGACGTTGAGCACCAGCGCGTTGAGCAGGAACTCGGTGTCGCCAAAGAACAGCACGAACAGGATCAGGCCCAGCGCCAGCAGCACGTTCAGCTCGGACAGGATGCGGATGCCCTTGTTGACGCCGGAGGTGACCGAGATGGTGGCCATGATCACCGACAGCAGGATCAGCGAGCCCTGCACCGTCAGGTTTTCCGGGATTTCGAACAGCACCTTGAGGCCGTAGTTGAGTTGCACCACGCCGATGCCCAGCGTGGTGGCGATGCCGAAGATGGTGCCGAGCACCGCGGCGATGTCCACGCTGTGGCCGATCGGCCCGTTGATGCGCTTACCGAAAATGGGGTACAACGCCGAGCGGATGGTCAGCGGCAGATTGTAGCGATAGCTGAAGTAGCCGAGGGCGATGCCCATCAGCGCATACATCGACCAGCCGGTCAGGCCGTAGTGGAACAGCGTCCAGACCATCGCCTGGCGCGCGGCTTCCAGCGTTTGCGCGTCGCCTTCCGGCGGCATCATGTACTGGGTCACCGGCTCGGCGACCGAGAAGAACATCAGGTCGATGCCGATGCCGGCGGCGAACAGCATCGCCGCCCAGCTCATCAGGCTGAACTCCGGCTTGGACTGCTCCGGCCCGAGCTTGATCGAACCGAAGCGCGAAGCGGCGATAAACACCACGAACACGATGTACAGCGTCGCCGCCAGCAGGTAGTACCAACCGAAGGTGGTCGACACCCAATTCAGCGTGCGGGTGATCCACTGCCCGGAGAAGTCGGTGAAAAAGATGGTCATCAGCGAGAAGGCCAGGATCAGCCCTGCCGAGGTGAAGAAAACCACAGGGTTGAGGCGGTCCTGCTGCGGTTTGGAGGAGGTTTCGTGGGTTGTCATCGTCATCCTCTGAACTGAGAAAATCGTGCCGCTCCGCATTCCGGGGCGCGTTGGCCTCTGGAAAACGGGCGAATGAAGGCGGCGGCCATCCCCGTGAGGAGGGCCTGAATGATACCGCTTTCGCCTGTTAATGAAGCGCCGGCGCGCTTCGCGGCGGGAACCGCTTACAGCCACTGATTTTGGTCAGATTCGTTAATTACCTCACAAAAATCAGCCAGTTCCACAACCAGATAGTACAAATTTTTAACCAGGCGGCAATAAAATATATGCAATTTTTATTGAACGTTCAATCAAAAAAAAGTTTAATGGTCCTCATGATGACCTGAATCACGGGCGAAACGGCAGTGAAATTTGCCCGCTGAGATAAGGCCGAAGTCGGTTTTGTGAGAGTCGAAATATGCCAAAGGTAGGAATGCAGCCAATCAGAAGGCAGCAGTTGATTGATGCCACGCTCGCCGCGGTAAACGAAGTGGGAATGCATGACGCCACCATCGCGCAGATCGCGCGGCGGGCCGGCGTTTCCAACGGCATCATCAGCCATTATTTCAAGGACAAGAACGGCCTGCTGGAAGCCACGATGCGCTATCTGATCAGCCATCTGGGCGAGGCGGTGAAGCTGCGTTTGCAGGCGCTGACCGATAACAGCCCGGCGGCGCGGCTGCAGGCGATCGTCGCCGGCAACTTCGACGACAGCCAGATCAACAGCGCGGCGATGAAGACCTGGCTGGCCTTTTGGGCCAGCAGTCTGCACCAACCGCAGCTCAACCGGCTGCAGCAGGTGAACGGCCGCCGGCTCTATTCCAACCTGTGCGCCGAGTTTCGCCGCGTCATGCCGCAGCCGCAGGCGCGGTTGGCGGCCAAGGGGCTGGCGGCGCTGATCGACGGACTGTGGCTGCGCAGCGCGCTGCGCGGCTCGGCGTTCAATCAGGCGCAGGCGCTGGCGCTCACGACCGAATACATCACGTTCCAACTCCGGGGGCAGACGCCGCCCGGAGGATAACCCAAGGAGATCCTATGTCCCGTTTTGGCTTGCAGAAGCTCTATATTCATGGCGCCTATGTAGACAGCACCGCTGGAAAAACCTTCAACGCCATTAACCCGGCGAACGGCGAAGTTCTGGCTGAAGTCCAGTCCGCCGGCGCTGAAGACGTCGATCGTGCGGTGGCCAGCGCGGCCAGCGGGCAGAAGGTGTGGGCGGCGATGACGGCGATGGCGCGTTCGCGTATCCTGCGTCGCGCGGTGGATATTCTGCGCGAGCGCAACGATGAACTGGCGGCGCTGGAAACGCTGGATACCGGCAAAGCGATGTCGGAAACCACCGCGGTGGATATCGTTACCGGCGCCGACGTGCTGGAGTATTACGCCGGCCTGATCCCGGCCATTGAAGGCGAACAGATCCCACTGCGCGAAACCTCATTCGTTTACACCCGCCGCGAACCGCTGGGCGTGGTGGCCGGCATCGGCGCCTGGAACTACCCGATTCAAATCGCGCTGTGGAAGTCCGCGCCGGCGCTGGCGGCGGGCAACGCGATGATCTTCAAACCGAGTGAAGTCACCTCGCTGACGGCGTTGAAGCTGGCGGAAATTTACACCGAAGCCGGCCTGCCGGACGGCGTTTTCAACGTGGTGACCGGCAGCGGCGCGGAAGTGGGGCAGTACCTGACCGACCATCCGGGCATCGCCAAAGTCTCTTTCACCGGCGGGGTGAAAACCGGCAAGAAGGTAATGGCCAACGCGTCGGGGTCGACGCTGAAAGAAGTCACTATGGAGCTGGGCGGCAAGTCACCGCTGATTATTTTCGACGACGCCGATCTGGATCGCGCCGCCGATATCGCCATGATGGCCAACTTCTACAGCGCCGGCCAGGTGTGCACCAATGGCACCCGCGTCTTCGTGCCGGAGGCGCTGCAGGCGCAGTTTGAGGCGAAAATCCTCGAGCGCGTGAAGCGTATTCGCCTCGGCGATCCGACCGATCCGCAGACCAACTTTGGGCCGCTGGTCAGCTTCGCGCACATGGAGTCGGTGCTGCGCTTTATCGAGAGCGGCAAGAACAGCGGCGCGCGCCTGCTGTGCGGCGGCGAACGCGTCACCCACGGTGAATTCGGCAAAGGCGCTTATGTGGCGCCGACGGTATTCAGCGACTGCCGCGACGACATGGAAATCGTGCGCGAGGAGATCTTCGGGCCGGTGATGAGCATTCTCCGCTACCAGAGCGAAGAGGAAGTGGTGCGCCGCGCCAACGACACCACCTTCGGCCTGGCCGCGGGCGTGGTGACCAACGATCTGGCACGCGCGCACCGCGTGATCCATCAGTTGGAAGCCGGCATTTGCTGGATCAACACCTGGGGCGAGTCGGCGGCGGAAATGCCGGTCGGCGGCTACAAGCAGTCCGGCGTCGGCCGCGAGAACGGCCTGACGACGCTGGAACACTACACCCAGATCAAATCGGTGCAGGTTGAGCTGGGCGAATACGCCTCGGTATTTTAACTATCCCCGTCGTCTTTCAAGCTACAGCGTTGTTGGCTGCGAGCGCAGACCCCAGTCACTTACTTGAGTAAGCTCCTGGGGCTCTGCGCCCTTGCCGCCTAGCTGTAACTCGAAATCCATAGGGGATATATCTTTTTTGCATCCAAAACTGCCTTGATATATTCAGCATGCGGAATTCAAGCCATTCGCATCATCCAGGCATACGAATATTTAGGAGATAATGAATGGAATTTGACTACATCATTATCGGTGCCGGTTCCGCCGGCAACGTGTTAGCCACCCGATTGACCGAAGACGCCGACGTCAGCGTGCTGCTGCTGGAAGCCGGCGGCCCAGATTACCGGATGGATTTCCGTACCCAGATGCCGGCCGCGCTGGCGTTTCCGCTGCAGGGCCGCCGCTATAACTGGGCGTATGAAACCGATCCTGAGCCGCACATGAACAACCGCCGGATGGAATGTGGCCGTGGCAAAGGGCTGGGCGGTTCGTCCCTGATCAACGGCATGTGTTACATTCGCGGCAACGCGATGGACTTCGATAACTGGGCCAAGGCGCCGGGTCTGGAAGACTGGACCTATCTGGACTGCCTGCCGTATTTCCGCAAGGCGGAAACGCGCGATATCGGCCCGAATGATTACCACGGCGGCGAGGGCCCGGTGAGTGTCACCACGCCGAAAGCCGGTAACAACGAACTGTTCCACGCCATGGTAGAAGCCGGCGTGCAGGCGGGTTACCCGCGCACCGACGATCTGAACGGTTACCAACAAGAAGGCTTCGGCCCGATGGATCGCACCGTGACGCCGAAAGGGCGCCGCGCCAGCACCGCCCGCGGTTATCTGGATCAGGCGCGTTCGCGGCCGAACCTGAAAATCGTTACCCATGCGTTGACCGACCATATCGTGTTCGACGGCAAGCGTGCGGTGGGCGTCAACTATTTGCAGGGCGACAGTAATCAGCTGACCCACGCCAAAGCGCGGCGCGAAGTGCTGCTGTGCGCCGGCGCCATCGCCTCACCGCAGATCCTGCAGCGTTCGGGCGTTGGCCCGGCGGCGCTGCTGAACAGCCTGGATATCAAGGTGGTGCACGATCTGCCGGGCGTCGGGGAAAACTTGCAGGATCACCTGGAGATGTACCTGCAGTACGCCTGTAAGAAACCGGTGTCGCTGTACCCGGCGCTGCAATGGTTCAACCAGCCGAAGATCGGCGCGGAATGGCTGTTCAACGGTACCGGCGTCGGCGCCAGCAACCAGTTCGAGGCCGGCGGTTTCATCCGCAGCCGTGCAGAGTTCGCCTGGCCGAACATTCAGTATCACTTCCTGCCGGTGGCGATTAATTACAACGGCAGCAACGCGGTCAAAGAGCACGGCTTCCAGGCGCACGTCGGCTCGATGCGTTCGCCGAGCCGCGGCCGGGTGCAGGTAAAATCGAAAGATCCGCGCCAGCACCCGAGCATTCTGTTCAACTACATGGCGACCGAACAGGACTGGCAGGAGTTCCGCGACGCTATTCGCATCACGCGCGAGATCATGGCGCAGCCGGCTTTGGACGAATACCGTGGCCGCGAGATAAGCCCGGGGCCGGAGGTGCAGACCGACGAACAGCTAGACGCTTTCGTGCGCGAGCACGCCGAAACCGCCTTCCACCCGTCCTGCTCGTGCAAGATGGGCGAGGATGAGATGGCGGTGGTCGATGGGCAGGGCCGGGTGCACGGCATGGAAGGATTGCGGGTGGTGGATGCGTCGATCATGCCGCTGATCATCACCGGCAACCTGAACGCCACCACCATCATGATCGCCGAGAAGTTAGCCGATCGCATTCGCCAGCGCGCGCCGCTGCCGCGTAGCGCCGCCGACTATTACGTCGCCGGCGATGCGCCGGTGCGCAAGCAGTAACCGACACGCCCTCTCGCCGTTGAGGGGGAGGGCCGCCGTAGCAAGCAACCCCTCTCCATATGCTCTTCCCCAAGGCGAGGGGGCAACTCTTTTTTATTCCTTATCCCATCATGCCGCCGGCAGCGAGATCGCCTGATCGAAACTGGTGGGCGTCGCCATACGCCACATGCGGGCATAGAACTCGCTTTTGATCTCCGGCTGCAGCAGCGCCCCCGGCTCCAGGTAGTAATAGATATCGGCGTACACCTTGATCTCGGTCGGCGTGATGCGGCGCAGCATATGGTGTGAGGTCAGCTGTTCCGGGCGGCTGACGCCGGCCGCCGCCAGCATGTCTGCCAGCGCTTTCACCGTATTCTGATGGAAGTGGTAGACGCGTTCCGCCTTGTTCGGCACTACAAGCGCTTTCTGTCGTAGCGGATCTTGCGTCGCCACGCCGGTTGGGCAGTGGTTGGTGTGGCAGCTTTGCGACTGGATGCAGCCGACGGCGAACATAAAGCCGCGCGCCGAGTTCACCCAGTCAGCGCCGAGCACCAGCACGCTGGCGATATCGAAGGCGCTGATGATCTTGCCGCTGGCGCCTATCTTGATTTGGTCGCGCAGGCCGCAGCCTACCAATGTGTTATGCACGAACAGCAGCCCTTCGCGCAGCGGCATGCCCATATAGTTGGAAAGCTCGAGCGGCGCGGCGCCGGTGCCGCCTTCCTTGCCGTCCACCACGATGAAATCCGGCAGGATGCGGGTGTGCAGCATCGCCTTGACGATGGCGACGAATTCCCACGGGTGGCCGATGCACAGCTTGAAACCGACCGGCTTACCGCCAGACAGTTCGCGCAGCTGCTGGATGAAATGCATCATTTCCAGCGGGGTGGTGAAGGCGCTGTGCGAGGCCGGCGAGATGCAATCGACCCCTTCCGGCACGCCGCGGGTGGCGGCGATTTCCGCATCCACCTTCTTCGCCGGCAGAATGCCGCCGTGGCCGGGTTTGGCGCCTTGGCTGAGCTTGATTTCAATCATTTTCACCTGCGGGCTTTGCGCCTGTTCGGCAAAGCGCCGCGGATCGAAATGGCCGTCGGCGGTGCGGCAGCCGAAATAGCCGCTGCCCAGCTCCCACACCAGATCGCCGTTGTTTTCGCGGTGATAGCGGCTGATGCTGCCCTCGCCGGTGTCGTGGTAGAAATTGCCCTTGGCCGCGCCGAGGTTGAGCGCGCGAATGGCGTTGGCGGAGAGCGCGCCGAAGCTCATGGCCGAGATGTTGAAGATCGACGCGGAGTAGGGCAGGCGGCAGTCGGCGCCGCCGATAGTGATGCGGAAACTGGTCGGGTCGGCGGCTTCCACCGGCCGCATGGAGTGGCCGATGCACTCATAGCCGGTCTGGTAGACGTCCAGCAGGGTGCCGAACGGCTTGTCGCCCATCTCGTTTTTCGCCCGGCGATACACCAGCGTGCGCTGGGTGCGTGAAAACGGGATCTCTTCATTATCCTGCTCGAGGAAATACTGGCGCAGTTCCGGGCGGATGAATTCGAAGAAGAAGCGCAGGCGGCCGATGATCGGGTAGTTGCGGCAGATGGCGTGACGTTGCTGCGTGAGATCATAGATGCCCAGCACCATCAAGCCACCGCAGGCCAGGGCCGGCAGCCAGAACCACGGATGGTTGCGCATCATGATCAAGAAAACCAGGGTGAGCAAGATGCTCAGCACAAAGCAGGTGTAGCGGCTGAATAAGGACGACTTCATAACATCTCCTGATGTTTATTTTAATCCACACGACATGACTCACGGATAATCCGTGTGCAAATCGTAACCAACAGGAGGAGATGTTGTGTGTCTGTTGCTGCTTTGTCGCTGGTTGTTACATTAATTTAACTTGGCGGGGGAGGGCTGGTTGCCGCGCGGCGTACCGCGCAACAAGCCAGGGCAGGTTATTTGCCGGCGACGAAGATGGTGCTCATGCTGCGCAGCCGCAGCTTTTTCATCGCGCTGTATTTCTGCGAAAAGATGGTTTTTGGGTGCGTGCCGCGTTTTTCGGCAATGTGCAACAGGCTGTCGCCGCGCAGCAGATTGAAGATCACGTCGCTTTCCGCCGGGCTGAGCTCGC is part of the Serratia marcescens genome and encodes:
- a CDS encoding YkgB family protein yields the protein MMLATWLRRFQRSNGDVIFMRAALVVIFAAFGYAKWFDYEAQGLVPLIGNSPLLSWMHQAFGIRGASYALGVAEWSFGLLLLAGFWSRRLGLLGAIGSTVTYLTTLTLIFSTPGAWEPSAGGFPAMAGATSFLIKDLVLLAGSLVLLKADLPAEQA
- a CDS encoding choline transporter, with protein sequence MTTHETSSKPQQDRLNPVVFFTSAGLILAFSLMTIFFTDFSGQWITRTLNWVSTTFGWYYLLAATLYIVFVVFIAASRFGSIKLGPEQSKPEFSLMSWAAMLFAAGIGIDLMFFSVAEPVTQYMMPPEGDAQTLEAARQAMVWTLFHYGLTGWSMYALMGIALGYFSYRYNLPLTIRSALYPIFGKRINGPIGHSVDIAAVLGTIFGIATTLGIGVVQLNYGLKVLFEIPENLTVQGSLILLSVIMATISVTSGVNKGIRILSELNVLLALGLILFVLFFGDTEFLLNALVLNVGDYVNRFMGMTLNSFAFDRPVEWMNNWTLFFWAWWVAWSPFVGLFLARISRGRTIRQFVVGTLIIPFVFTLLWLSIFGNSALYQIIHGNAEFAQEVMQFPERGFYSLLAQYPGFTFSASVATITGLLFYVTSADSGSLVLGNFTSRLADINNDAPNWLRIFWSVAIGLLTIGMLMTDGVPALQKTTVIMGLPFSFVIFFVMAGLYKSLRVEDYRKASALSTLAPVPVSSHDVLNWKQRLSRVMNYPGTQYTQKMLDKVCRPAMQDVARELELRGAKVEFSEVPPTEDERLNHLELLVRLGEEQNFIYQIWPMRYSVPGFTYRARSGKSHYYRLETFLMEGTQGNDLMDYSKEQVIGDILDQYEKHLNFLHIHREAPGGTLTFPDM
- the betI gene encoding transcriptional regulator BetI — protein: MPKVGMQPIRRQQLIDATLAAVNEVGMHDATIAQIARRAGVSNGIISHYFKDKNGLLEATMRYLISHLGEAVKLRLQALTDNSPAARLQAIVAGNFDDSQINSAAMKTWLAFWASSLHQPQLNRLQQVNGRRLYSNLCAEFRRVMPQPQARLAAKGLAALIDGLWLRSALRGSAFNQAQALALTTEYITFQLRGQTPPGG
- the betB gene encoding betaine-aldehyde dehydrogenase, translating into MSRFGLQKLYIHGAYVDSTAGKTFNAINPANGEVLAEVQSAGAEDVDRAVASAASGQKVWAAMTAMARSRILRRAVDILRERNDELAALETLDTGKAMSETTAVDIVTGADVLEYYAGLIPAIEGEQIPLRETSFVYTRREPLGVVAGIGAWNYPIQIALWKSAPALAAGNAMIFKPSEVTSLTALKLAEIYTEAGLPDGVFNVVTGSGAEVGQYLTDHPGIAKVSFTGGVKTGKKVMANASGSTLKEVTMELGGKSPLIIFDDADLDRAADIAMMANFYSAGQVCTNGTRVFVPEALQAQFEAKILERVKRIRLGDPTDPQTNFGPLVSFAHMESVLRFIESGKNSGARLLCGGERVTHGEFGKGAYVAPTVFSDCRDDMEIVREEIFGPVMSILRYQSEEEVVRRANDTTFGLAAGVVTNDLARAHRVIHQLEAGICWINTWGESAAEMPVGGYKQSGVGRENGLTTLEHYTQIKSVQVELGEYASVF
- the betA gene encoding choline dehydrogenase; amino-acid sequence: MEFDYIIIGAGSAGNVLATRLTEDADVSVLLLEAGGPDYRMDFRTQMPAALAFPLQGRRYNWAYETDPEPHMNNRRMECGRGKGLGGSSLINGMCYIRGNAMDFDNWAKAPGLEDWTYLDCLPYFRKAETRDIGPNDYHGGEGPVSVTTPKAGNNELFHAMVEAGVQAGYPRTDDLNGYQQEGFGPMDRTVTPKGRRASTARGYLDQARSRPNLKIVTHALTDHIVFDGKRAVGVNYLQGDSNQLTHAKARREVLLCAGAIASPQILQRSGVGPAALLNSLDIKVVHDLPGVGENLQDHLEMYLQYACKKPVSLYPALQWFNQPKIGAEWLFNGTGVGASNQFEAGGFIRSRAEFAWPNIQYHFLPVAINYNGSNAVKEHGFQAHVGSMRSPSRGRVQVKSKDPRQHPSILFNYMATEQDWQEFRDAIRITREIMAQPALDEYRGREISPGPEVQTDEQLDAFVREHAETAFHPSCSCKMGEDEMAVVDGQGRVHGMEGLRVVDASIMPLIITGNLNATTIMIAEKLADRIRQRAPLPRSAADYYVAGDAPVRKQ
- a CDS encoding FMN-binding glutamate synthase family protein, yielding MKSSLFSRYTCFVLSILLTLVFLIMMRNHPWFWLPALACGGLMVLGIYDLTQQRHAICRNYPIIGRLRFFFEFIRPELRQYFLEQDNEEIPFSRTQRTLVYRRAKNEMGDKPFGTLLDVYQTGYECIGHSMRPVEAADPTSFRITIGGADCRLPYSASIFNISAMSFGALSANAIRALNLGAAKGNFYHDTGEGSISRYHRENNGDLVWELGSGYFGCRTADGHFDPRRFAEQAQSPQVKMIEIKLSQGAKPGHGGILPAKKVDAEIAATRGVPEGVDCISPASHSAFTTPLEMMHFIQQLRELSGGKPVGFKLCIGHPWEFVAIVKAMLHTRILPDFIVVDGKEGGTGAAPLELSNYMGMPLREGLLFVHNTLVGCGLRDQIKIGASGKIISAFDIASVLVLGADWVNSARGFMFAVGCIQSQSCHTNHCPTGVATQDPLRQKALVVPNKAERVYHFHQNTVKALADMLAAAGVSRPEQLTSHHMLRRITPTEIKVYADIYYYLEPGALLQPEIKSEFYARMWRMATPTSFDQAISLPAA